One Nostoc punctiforme PCC 73102 DNA window includes the following coding sequences:
- a CDS encoding tetratricopeptide repeat protein: MQTIRIQLRESTQETVELRYWLPQKNHYESRRLKLAEIANFLKQGERDYYKLLPNLPGIGHQLFFWLDSDGRWLSRGIADCRGEGLVIAIDTDKKLAHLPWEVLHDGEDFLVKRVNPVVLPLRWIEKETAGFLVEPRQLRVLFMATDPEDVEPKLEFEQEEARILADTRDFAVDLRVEESGCVSELGKVWSRYFNDFDVFHLTGHASIKSEAPYTPYFITETEVGERHETTAAELAEVFRFRFPKLVFLSGCRTGQAPDKGAVPSMAEALIEQGAIAVLSWGRPVEDRTATAAAAHLYGKLAAGYQLAQALASTYQQLFKQKVRDWHLLRLYIQGECPGAFVEVWGDLPPSAPEPAYQQFLDPDTQQVRVAKPYEFVGRRRTLQRCLKAIRTSLGVLIHGMGGVGKSTVTARLLERMVGYHRLVNFRQLDEDKLLKTLAEQCTSERGHEILNGKLPLMQRLTKFFTEGLNTKEQRFVFVLDDFEANLELRNGVYLLQPQVVDVLLALLKAMQNSQLPHKVIITCRYDFTLSELNHRLYREPLGALGGADLIKKCNRLDSFNGSWQFQPDLPERAKQAANGNPRLLEWLDKILQNSPKSAEAERGVEMILQKMADKEKEFREDILAQELLKQQTPALRLMLGKLLVYELPVPQAAIKPICEDISSWESHIQRAEILGLLEVTLTNNTERLYRVPRILSPLLEFPENPKGEELYKQAAQILYRLWWEEETATESQKLEIHRLALLGKDEEIVGKIASSLANHLLHQSRFREAIHLCKSTLEITKNHSVLKEMAYSKHQMGEVDQALSYYQQALNFCPAEDERELASIYQHLCMLKDDKGDVDEALALCNQSLEIFERIGNVQCKAEALGCLGNIYAGKGEVDEALALYNQSLEISERIGDVQSKAVTLSCLGNIYAGKGEVDEAIALFNQSLEINERIGNVQSKAATLIQLGNIYADKGEVDEALALYNQSLEIFERIGNV; encoded by the coding sequence GTGCAAACTATCCGCATTCAACTTCGGGAAAGTACGCAGGAAACAGTTGAACTCAGGTATTGGCTACCTCAAAAAAATCACTATGAATCACGTCGTCTGAAATTGGCAGAAATCGCTAATTTCCTCAAGCAAGGAGAACGAGATTACTATAAACTGCTGCCTAATTTACCAGGAATCGGGCACCAGTTATTTTTTTGGTTAGATAGCGATGGACGCTGGTTGAGTCGGGGAATTGCTGACTGTCGCGGTGAGGGGTTGGTAATTGCCATTGATACTGATAAAAAATTGGCACATCTACCTTGGGAAGTTCTGCATGATGGTGAGGATTTTTTGGTCAAGCGGGTTAATCCGGTGGTTTTGCCTCTGCGCTGGATTGAGAAAGAAACGGCAGGGTTTCTCGTGGAACCACGACAATTGCGAGTATTGTTTATGGCAACCGACCCGGAAGACGTGGAACCAAAGTTAGAGTTTGAACAGGAAGAGGCGAGAATTCTGGCTGATACGCGAGATTTTGCTGTAGATTTGCGGGTGGAAGAAAGCGGTTGCGTTAGCGAGTTGGGTAAGGTGTGGAGTCGGTATTTTAATGACTTTGATGTGTTTCACCTCACAGGACACGCCTCAATTAAAAGTGAAGCACCTTACACGCCTTACTTTATCACTGAGACGGAAGTTGGAGAACGCCACGAAACCACAGCCGCAGAACTCGCCGAAGTCTTCCGGTTTCGGTTTCCCAAGTTGGTGTTTTTGTCTGGGTGTCGGACTGGACAAGCACCAGATAAAGGCGCTGTCCCTTCTATGGCTGAGGCACTTATTGAACAAGGGGCGATCGCTGTTTTAAGTTGGGGGCGACCTGTGGAAGACCGGACTGCTACAGCCGCCGCCGCGCATCTCTACGGCAAATTGGCAGCCGGATATCAATTAGCCCAAGCACTCGCTAGCACTTACCAGCAGTTGTTTAAACAGAAAGTGCGTGACTGGCATTTATTACGGTTATATATTCAGGGAGAATGTCCGGGTGCGTTCGTGGAAGTGTGGGGAGATTTGCCACCCTCAGCGCCGGAACCTGCATACCAACAGTTTTTAGATCCCGATACCCAACAGGTGCGGGTGGCGAAACCGTATGAATTTGTTGGCAGACGGCGGACTTTGCAACGTTGTCTCAAAGCTATTCGCACTTCATTGGGGGTACTCATCCACGGAATGGGGGGTGTGGGTAAGAGTACTGTGACGGCGCGACTTCTAGAAAGGATGGTTGGCTATCACAGGCTGGTGAACTTTCGGCAACTAGATGAGGACAAATTGCTCAAAACCCTTGCTGAACAATGTACCTCGGAACGGGGGCATGAAATTCTCAATGGCAAATTACCGTTGATGCAGCGCCTCACCAAGTTTTTCACTGAAGGACTCAATACCAAAGAACAGCGCTTTGTTTTTGTGCTGGATGACTTTGAGGCGAATTTGGAATTACGCAATGGGGTTTATTTGTTGCAACCACAAGTTGTAGATGTACTGCTGGCGTTGCTGAAGGCGATGCAAAATTCCCAACTTCCCCACAAGGTAATTATTACCTGTCGCTACGATTTCACATTGTCGGAACTGAATCATCGTCTGTACCGCGAACCTCTGGGGGCTTTGGGTGGGGCAGATTTAATTAAAAAGTGTAATCGTCTGGATTCGTTTAATGGCAGTTGGCAATTTCAGCCAGATTTGCCGGAACGTGCCAAACAAGCAGCAAATGGAAATCCTCGGCTGTTGGAATGGTTAGATAAGATTTTGCAAAATTCCCCGAAGTCGGCAGAAGCGGAGAGGGGAGTTGAGATGATTCTGCAAAAGATGGCAGATAAGGAAAAGGAATTTCGTGAGGATATTTTGGCACAGGAATTGCTGAAGCAGCAAACTCCAGCTTTGCGTCTTATGCTGGGGAAGTTGTTGGTGTATGAGTTACCTGTTCCTCAAGCTGCTATTAAGCCGATTTGTGAGGATATCTCAAGTTGGGAAAGTCATATTCAACGCGCTGAAATTTTGGGTTTGTTGGAAGTTACGCTGACTAACAACACAGAGAGGTTGTATCGTGTTCCCCGGATTTTGTCACCGTTGCTAGAGTTTCCAGAAAACCCCAAGGGTGAAGAGTTGTATAAACAAGCTGCACAAATTTTGTATCGTCTGTGGTGGGAAGAGGAAACTGCTACGGAGTCACAAAAGTTAGAAATTCATCGCTTGGCTTTGTTGGGGAAGGATGAAGAAATTGTGGGGAAAATAGCTAGTTCATTGGCGAACCACTTGTTGCATCAAAGCCGTTTTCGGGAAGCAATACATCTGTGCAAATCAACATTAGAAATTACTAAAAATCATAGTGTTCTCAAAGAAATGGCTTATTCTAAACACCAAATGGGTGAGGTTGATCAAGCATTAAGCTATTACCAACAAGCTTTAAATTTTTGTCCCGCAGAAGACGAAAGAGAATTAGCATCAATTTATCAACATTTATGTATGCTTAAAGACGACAAAGGGGATGTGGATGAAGCGCTCGCACTCTGCAATCAGTCTTTAGAAATATTTGAACGCATTGGAAATGTCCAATGCAAAGCGGAAGCGTTGGGCTGTCTGGGAAATATCTACGCCGGCAAAGGGGAAGTGGATGAAGCGCTCGCACTCTACAATCAGTCTTTGGAAATAAGTGAACGCATTGGAGATGTCCAAAGCAAAGCGGTGACGTTGAGCTGTCTGGGAAATATCTA
- a CDS encoding reverse transcriptase N-terminal domain-containing protein — translation MSKTLSNQMVEWNSINWRKLERAVYKLQKRIFQASLRGDKSAVRRLQKTLMRSWSGKALSVRQVTQDNQGKKTAGVDGIKSLTPKARQNLVLSLNINLHVNATRRVWIPKSNGDKRPLGIPTMQDRATQALAKLALEPE, via the coding sequence ATGTCTAAAACACTGAGCAATCAGATGGTGGAATGGAATAGCATTAACTGGCGAAAGCTAGAACGTGCTGTTTATAAGCTTCAGAAAAGAATATTCCAAGCCTCTCTACGTGGTGATAAATCAGCAGTACGCAGACTCCAAAAAACCTTGATGAGGTCTTGGTCTGGAAAAGCCTTATCTGTCCGCCAAGTAACCCAGGATAACCAGGGTAAGAAAACCGCAGGTGTAGACGGCATCAAGTCGCTTACCCCCAAGGCTCGGCAAAATTTAGTACTGAGTTTGAACATTAATCTTCATGTTAATGCTACCCGTCGTGTTTGGATTCCCAAGTCTAACGGTGACAAGCGTCCACTAGGTATTCCTACAATGCAGGACAGAGCGACCCAAGCACTTGCCAAACTGGCTCTTGAACCAGAATGA
- a CDS encoding Npun_F5749 family FMN-dependent PPOX-type flavoprotein, with translation MSLAPWRGAIAHALHRNRSLVYARYLQLATVQPNGRPANRTLVFRGFLEDTNQLRFITDTRSAKADQIQQQPWAEICWYFPNTREQFRMAGDLTLISSDDSHQDLQPARIAMWQELSDAARLQFGWPYPGKPRIKESGAFEPSPPDPIEPVPNFCLLLLDPVQVDHLELRGEPQNRWLYHRNDQQEWSSEAINP, from the coding sequence ATGTCTCTTGCTCCTTGGCGAGGTGCGATCGCTCATGCGCTCCATCGCAACCGCAGCCTTGTTTATGCCCGTTACCTGCAACTAGCAACAGTGCAACCTAATGGCCGTCCCGCTAATCGTACCCTAGTCTTTCGCGGCTTCCTGGAAGATACAAACCAGCTAAGATTTATCACCGATACTCGTAGCGCCAAAGCCGACCAGATACAGCAACAACCTTGGGCAGAAATTTGCTGGTACTTTCCCAATACACGAGAACAATTCCGCATGGCTGGCGATTTGACCCTAATCAGCAGTGATGATTCTCACCAGGATTTACAGCCAGCCCGGATCGCAATGTGGCAAGAATTAAGTGATGCGGCGCGTTTACAGTTTGGTTGGCCCTATCCTGGTAAACCCAGAATCAAAGAATCAGGGGCCTTTGAGCCATCACCACCCGATCCTATTGAGCCAGTACCTAATTTTTGTCTCCTGCTACTCGATCCGGTGCAAGTAGACCATTTAGAATTACGCGGCGAACCACAAAATAGATGGCTTTACCACCGTAATGACCAGCAAGAGTGGTCTAGCGAAGCAATTAATCCGTGA
- the hrcA gene encoding heat-inducible transcriptional repressor HrcA: MEVQLTNRQQHILWATVRHYIATAEPVGSKALVEEYDLGVSSATIRNVMGVLEKSGLLYQPHASAGRVPSDSGYRIYVDQLITPSLRSRSVSQTDATRTETLGREIEVALQKHLQWEDRSLETLLQGAAQILATLSGCISLITMPQTTTALLRHLQLVQIEAGRIMLIVVTDGYETHSKLMDLSPIPEETQRDSEVIDRELQIVSNFLNTHLRGRSLLELANLNWSELDQEFQRYGEFLKNSVAELTRRTLAPTATQIMVRGVSEVLRQPEFSQLQQVQTIIHLLEEEQDQLWRLIFEEPEPEDIGKSRVTVRIGAENPLEPIRTCTLISSNYRRGSIPVGSVGVLGPTRLDYESAIAVVASAADYLSEAFSYFNP, translated from the coding sequence ATGGAAGTCCAGTTAACAAATCGGCAACAGCATATACTTTGGGCAACGGTACGTCACTACATTGCTACGGCAGAGCCTGTTGGTTCAAAGGCTTTGGTCGAAGAGTACGACCTGGGTGTAAGTTCAGCCACAATTCGCAATGTGATGGGCGTTTTAGAAAAGTCTGGATTACTCTACCAACCACACGCTTCTGCTGGACGTGTACCTTCAGATTCAGGCTATCGCATTTATGTTGACCAGCTAATTACACCTTCTCTGCGTTCGCGCAGCGTGTCGCAGACAGACGCTACGCGGACAGAAACTTTAGGGCGAGAAATAGAGGTGGCATTGCAAAAACATCTCCAGTGGGAAGATCGGAGTTTAGAAACCCTACTGCAAGGAGCCGCGCAAATTTTAGCAACCTTGAGTGGTTGCATTAGCTTGATAACTATGCCGCAAACTACAACAGCACTATTGCGACATCTGCAATTAGTGCAAATTGAAGCTGGGCGGATCATGTTAATTGTTGTTACCGATGGTTATGAGACACATTCTAAGTTAATGGATTTGTCGCCAATACCAGAAGAGACACAACGAGATTCAGAGGTAATCGATCGCGAGTTGCAGATTGTTTCTAACTTTTTGAATACCCACTTGCGAGGGCGAAGTCTGTTGGAATTAGCCAACCTCAACTGGAGCGAACTAGATCAGGAATTCCAACGCTACGGAGAATTTTTGAAAAATTCAGTTGCCGAATTGACTCGTCGCACTCTTGCGCCGACTGCCACACAAATTATGGTTCGGGGCGTGTCAGAAGTTTTGCGCCAGCCAGAATTTTCCCAGTTACAGCAAGTACAAACGATTATCCACCTGCTGGAAGAAGAACAAGACCAACTATGGCGATTAATATTTGAGGAACCAGAACCGGAGGATATTGGTAAGTCAAGGGTAACGGTTCGCATTGGCGCAGAAAATCCATTAGAACCGATACGCACCTGTACTTTGATTTCTTCGAACTATCGCCGAGGTTCAATACCAGTAGGAAGTGTGGGAGTTTTGGGGCCAACGCGCTTAGATTATGAAAGTGCGATCGCAGTTGTAGCATCTGCTGCTGATTACCTCTCAGAAGCCTTCAGTTATTTCAATCCGTAA
- a CDS encoding HNH endonuclease, whose protein sequence is MRSGKVKGTASPFYGNLKYWSSRRGEHPLVTTRVAKLLKEQKGKCAHCGLYFREDDLIEVDHIIPKSLGAKDKYGNLQALHRHCHDSKTANDGSRGTHDLSQVIEEPDEVKVSRLVLKTSGTRESFP, encoded by the coding sequence ATGAGAAGCGGTAAAGTTAAGGGGACAGCATCGCCATTCTATGGAAACCTGAAATACTGGAGTTCTAGAAGAGGAGAACATCCCCTAGTGACTACGAGAGTGGCAAAACTTTTGAAAGAACAAAAGGGTAAGTGCGCTCACTGCGGATTGTACTTTAGGGAAGACGATTTAATCGAAGTTGACCATATCATCCCCAAATCCCTTGGCGCAAAGGATAAATACGGCAACCTCCAAGCATTACATCGTCACTGCCATGACAGTAAAACTGCCAACGATGGTAGTAGAGGTACTCATGATTTGAGCCAAGTCATTGAGGAGCCGGATGAGGTGAAAGTCTCACGTCTGGTTCTGAAGACGAGCGGGACTCGTGAGAGTTTCCCTTAA
- the cysE gene encoding serine O-acetyltransferase, which yields MLSILRADFRIIFERDPAARNWLEVLFCYPGLQALLFHRLAHWLYTVGLPFIPRLISHLARFLTGIEIHPGAVIGKSVFIDHGMGVVIGETTIVGDYALIYQGVTLGGTGKECGKRHPTVGENVVVGAGAKVLGNIQIGNNVRIGAGSVVLRDVPSDCTVVGVPGRIMYRSGVRVSPLEHNNLPDSEAQVIRALVDRIEALEEQIQTLQRTNSSEKTPVLVGCLATKEDEPTHDPRWCNLKDKTIQQFLDGAGI from the coding sequence GTGCTATCTATACTGCGTGCTGACTTTCGTATCATATTTGAACGTGACCCAGCTGCCCGTAACTGGTTGGAAGTTTTATTTTGTTACCCTGGTTTGCAAGCCCTGCTATTCCATAGGCTGGCTCACTGGCTGTATACGGTTGGTCTTCCCTTTATTCCTCGTTTAATTTCTCACTTGGCTCGGTTTTTGACTGGAATTGAAATCCACCCTGGTGCAGTAATTGGAAAAAGTGTGTTTATTGACCACGGTATGGGTGTAGTAATTGGTGAAACTACGATCGTGGGAGACTATGCCCTAATTTATCAAGGTGTTACCCTTGGAGGTACTGGTAAAGAATGTGGCAAACGCCATCCAACTGTTGGTGAAAACGTCGTAGTTGGGGCTGGAGCAAAGGTACTGGGCAATATCCAAATTGGTAATAATGTTCGTATTGGCGCTGGGTCTGTTGTTCTAAGGGATGTACCTTCAGACTGTACTGTGGTAGGGGTGCCTGGGCGCATCATGTATCGTTCTGGAGTTCGGGTTTCACCTCTTGAACACAATAACTTACCAGATTCAGAAGCTCAAGTAATTCGTGCTTTAGTAGACCGGATTGAGGCGTTGGAAGAACAAATACAAACTCTTCAGCGCACCAATTCTTCAGAAAAAACTCCTGTTTTAGTGGGTTGTTTAGCCACCAAAGAGGATGAGCCAACCCACGATCCTCGCTGGTGCAACCTCAAAGATAAGACCATCCAGCAATTTCTAGATGGTGCTGGCATTTAG
- a CDS encoding rhodanese-like domain-containing protein has product MNQISVEELAQRLSSGDGSIQLVDVREPEELAIANIEGFVNLPLSQFAEWGHEIPTLFNPQAETLVLCHHGIRSAQMCQWLIAQGFTNVQNISGGIDAYSILVDHSIPQY; this is encoded by the coding sequence ATGAACCAGATTAGTGTAGAAGAACTGGCACAACGTCTTTCCTCTGGTGATGGAAGTATACAGCTAGTGGATGTCCGAGAACCAGAAGAATTGGCGATCGCTAACATTGAGGGCTTTGTCAACCTACCCTTGAGTCAATTTGCCGAATGGGGACATGAAATACCTACCCTCTTCAATCCTCAAGCTGAAACCCTTGTGCTATGCCATCACGGTATTCGCTCTGCCCAAATGTGTCAGTGGTTAATTGCTCAAGGTTTTACAAATGTGCAAAATATTTCCGGTGGTATTGATGCTTACTCCATCTTAGTAGACCATTCAATTCCCCAGTATTAG
- a CDS encoding DUF3352 domain-containing protein, translated as MNRQRSFIGFIVAGAIALLIAIAGFYWFFAKNPANLIASTSEPGAAIFVSKLSPAMVSLLTNPDRLQVLEREEELSKLKTSLLAKSGIDYKQDVQPWLGNEITLAITTLDIDRDPENGQQPGYLLALATKQSEKSREFVELLFSKRALSGATLAVEEYKGIKLIYDNSQPEQDLLAGAVVGEGFVLFANDPKVLKDAINNVQAPDLNLTSSPEYQKATKELPKGGLAVAFLNLPVVAKWQGLELSEQLYNSEIISLALNPKGLLAETTFLTSSEILTPSAPLSKPVGALQYVPASAGLAISGSNLSNLGESDLAKLWKQATATIYGSGEDVVSRLAKPLVDVQKRWGINLPEDIFSWVQGEYAIALLPEKEQTTPHWIFVVEKSESVEQGIARLDAIASSNGLSINPLTIDKQKVSAWTELTTAAKKSDAKEGASFSIETKVRGLYTTLGNYEIFTSDLETMNEILTTKDNSLIDNPNFQDSIAAIPLPNQGYIYLDWTKSQNLLERQVPILKLAEVLGKPFFDNLRSLTVSSYGTDTRSVKGGVFFQLKNS; from the coding sequence GTGAATAGGCAACGCTCATTTATTGGTTTTATCGTAGCAGGTGCGATCGCATTGCTAATTGCGATCGCTGGCTTTTACTGGTTTTTCGCCAAAAATCCGGCTAACCTCATTGCTTCTACCTCTGAGCCTGGTGCAGCCATATTCGTATCAAAACTTTCGCCAGCAATGGTTTCACTGCTGACGAATCCCGATCGGTTGCAGGTGTTGGAACGTGAAGAGGAACTATCTAAACTCAAAACCAGTTTATTAGCCAAAAGTGGCATAGATTATAAACAAGACGTTCAACCCTGGTTAGGGAATGAAATTACATTAGCTATCACCACCTTAGATATCGATCGCGATCCAGAAAACGGACAGCAGCCAGGGTATCTGTTAGCACTAGCAACCAAGCAATCTGAGAAAAGCCGCGAGTTTGTTGAATTGTTGTTTTCCAAACGAGCCTTATCTGGGGCAACCTTAGCTGTTGAAGAATATAAAGGCATAAAGCTGATTTATGACAATTCTCAACCAGAGCAGGATTTACTTGCAGGTGCGGTTGTTGGTGAAGGCTTTGTGTTGTTTGCCAACGATCCGAAAGTCTTGAAAGACGCGATTAATAACGTCCAAGCGCCCGATCTGAATTTAACTAGCTCCCCCGAATACCAAAAAGCTACCAAAGAACTGCCCAAAGGGGGTTTAGCTGTAGCGTTCTTAAATCTTCCCGTTGTGGCAAAATGGCAAGGCTTAGAACTTTCAGAACAACTTTATAACAGTGAAATTATTTCTCTGGCGTTGAATCCCAAAGGATTGCTAGCAGAAACTACATTTTTGACTTCATCAGAAATTCTTACTCCATCTGCACCACTATCTAAACCTGTAGGAGCATTGCAGTATGTTCCAGCGTCGGCAGGTTTGGCGATTTCTGGCTCAAATTTAAGTAATTTGGGCGAGAGCGATTTAGCTAAACTTTGGAAACAAGCAACAGCTACTATATATGGTTCTGGGGAAGATGTGGTTTCTCGGTTAGCCAAACCTTTAGTGGATGTTCAAAAACGCTGGGGAATAAACTTACCAGAGGATATTTTTAGTTGGGTACAGGGAGAATATGCCATAGCATTGTTACCTGAGAAAGAGCAAACAACCCCTCATTGGATTTTTGTGGTGGAAAAATCCGAGAGTGTAGAACAAGGTATTGCTCGTTTGGATGCGATCGCATCATCCAATGGACTCAGCATTAATCCTCTGACTATAGATAAGCAAAAAGTCTCCGCTTGGACAGAGTTAACTACGGCGGCTAAAAAAAGTGATGCTAAAGAAGGAGCATCTTTCAGTATTGAAACAAAAGTGCGGGGATTGTATACAACTTTAGGAAATTACGAAATTTTCACTTCTGACTTAGAAACGATGAATGAAATTCTCACAACTAAGGATAATTCCTTAATTGACAATCCCAATTTCCAAGATAGTATTGCTGCAATTCCCTTACCAAACCAAGGCTATATATATCTTGACTGGACAAAGAGCCAGAATTTATTAGAGCGTCAAGTACCGATTCTCAAGCTAGCGGAAGTTTTAGGGAAACCGTTTTTTGATAATTTGCGATCGCTCACAGTTAGCAGTTATGGAACTGACACGCGATCGGTCAAAGGTGGCGTTTTCTTCCAACTCAAGAATTCATGA
- the ppk1 gene encoding polyphosphate kinase 1 — translation MAKSKKSATPTNLSDPQYYLNRELSWLEFNGRVLHEACDDRTPLLERLKFLAIFNSNLDEFFMVRVAGLKQQVEAKVSLLTPDGRTPQQQLDDIRSTLIPHVKKEHQHFEQVLRPLLANHGIHILDYINLNQKQRTHLNNYFEEQVFPVLTPLAVDPSHPFPFISNLSLNLAVVVKNPDTEEEFFARVKVPSVLPRFLPIPPELGDQNNGKPAHWTGVPLEQAIAHNLESLFPGMNIQEYHPFRITRDADLVLEEDEADDLLLAIEQELRKRRLGGSPVRLEIQSQTPEIVRSRLLHDLELTESDLYEVDGLLGLRDLMYFMSLPLPELKDPPRQSVVPSRLQRLREPSLDPDALETDEGKDFFAVIREKDLLVHHPYQSFSATVVRFITHAAYDPNVLAIKMTLYRTSGDSPIVNALIAAAENGKQVSVLVELKARFDEENNIYWAKRLERVGVHVVYGLVGLKTHSKTVMVVRREKDRIRRYVHIGTGNYNPKTARLYTDLGLFSCREELGADITDLFNFLTGYSLQKSYRELLVAPVNMRDRFLALIHREIENVQNGFSGRIVAKMNSLVDPEIIATLYEASRAGVQIDLIIRGVCCLRPGLKDISENIRIISIVGRFLEHSRIYYFHNNTQEEIFIGSADWMRRNLDRRVEVITPVKDPDIAKDLQEIMGIMLADNRQAWELQADGTYIQRRPYDDSPEANSQKILMNMALRSTGVTSNLID, via the coding sequence ATGGCAAAATCTAAGAAAAGCGCTACCCCCACCAATCTCAGCGATCCACAATATTATCTTAACCGAGAGTTAAGCTGGTTAGAATTTAATGGCAGGGTATTACATGAAGCCTGTGACGATCGCACTCCTCTTCTTGAACGCCTGAAGTTTTTAGCAATCTTCAACTCTAATTTGGATGAGTTTTTCATGGTGCGAGTTGCTGGTTTAAAGCAACAAGTAGAGGCGAAAGTCAGCCTATTAACTCCTGATGGTCGGACACCACAACAACAGCTAGATGATATTAGGTCTACCCTGATTCCTCATGTCAAGAAAGAGCATCAACATTTTGAACAAGTACTTCGTCCTCTACTAGCAAATCATGGCATCCATATTCTGGATTACATAAATTTGAATCAAAAACAGCGAACTCATCTCAATAATTATTTTGAGGAACAAGTCTTTCCAGTCTTGACACCTCTGGCTGTCGATCCTAGTCATCCTTTTCCATTTATTTCTAATCTCAGTCTGAATCTGGCTGTTGTGGTCAAAAACCCAGATACCGAAGAAGAATTCTTTGCCAGAGTTAAAGTCCCCAGTGTTCTCCCACGATTTTTACCGATACCACCTGAGTTGGGAGATCAAAATAACGGCAAACCTGCTCACTGGACTGGAGTACCTTTAGAACAAGCGATCGCTCATAACTTAGAATCTCTATTTCCAGGGATGAATATTCAAGAATATCATCCGTTCCGCATTACCCGTGATGCCGATTTGGTATTGGAAGAAGATGAAGCAGATGATTTGTTATTAGCGATTGAACAGGAATTGCGAAAACGGCGGCTAGGTGGGAGTCCAGTCCGGCTAGAAATTCAATCCCAGACTCCTGAAATAGTGCGATCGCGATTATTGCACGATTTGGAATTAACAGAAAGCGATCTCTACGAAGTAGACGGTCTTTTGGGCCTGCGGGATTTGATGTATTTTATGTCCTTGCCATTGCCAGAACTCAAAGATCCACCACGCCAATCTGTTGTACCATCACGCTTGCAAAGGCTGAGAGAACCGAGTTTAGACCCAGATGCGCTAGAGACGGACGAGGGAAAAGATTTTTTTGCTGTGATTCGGGAAAAGGATTTGCTAGTACACCATCCCTATCAATCCTTTTCGGCTACGGTGGTGCGCTTTATCACCCATGCTGCCTATGATCCGAATGTGTTAGCCATCAAGATGACCCTTTACCGGACTTCTGGCGATTCGCCCATCGTCAACGCCTTAATTGCCGCTGCTGAAAATGGCAAGCAAGTATCCGTGCTAGTGGAATTAAAGGCGCGATTTGATGAGGAGAATAATATTTATTGGGCAAAACGGCTAGAAAGAGTTGGAGTTCATGTAGTCTATGGTTTAGTAGGGCTGAAAACTCACAGTAAAACCGTTATGGTGGTACGGCGCGAAAAAGATCGAATCCGCCGCTACGTACATATTGGCACTGGTAACTATAATCCCAAAACAGCACGGCTATATACAGATTTGGGATTGTTTAGTTGCCGTGAAGAATTAGGTGCTGACATCACAGATTTATTTAATTTCTTGACAGGATACTCCCTGCAAAAGTCTTATCGAGAATTGTTGGTTGCACCTGTGAATATGCGCGATCGCTTTTTGGCACTAATTCATCGCGAAATTGAAAATGTTCAAAATGGATTTTCTGGACGCATTGTTGCCAAAATGAATTCCTTAGTCGATCCAGAAATTATCGCCACATTATATGAAGCTTCCCGCGCCGGAGTACAAATAGACTTAATTATTAGGGGCGTTTGCTGTTTGCGTCCAGGACTCAAAGACATTAGTGAAAATATTCGCATCATCAGCATTGTTGGTCGCTTTTTAGAACACTCTCGGATTTATTATTTTCATAACAATACACAGGAGGAAATCTTTATCGGTAGTGCCGACTGGATGCGCCGCAACCTAGATCGTCGAGTCGAAGTAATTACCCCAGTAAAAGACCCAGATATTGCCAAGGATTTGCAAGAAATCATGGGAATTATGCTTGCGGATAATCGCCAAGCTTGGGAATTACAAGCCGATGGCACTTACATTCAACGCCGTCCTTATGATGATTCTCCAGAAGCCAATTCACAAAAAATTCTTATGAATATGGCATTACGCTCAACTGGCGTAACCTCAAACTTGATTGATTAA
- a CDS encoding response regulator yields the protein MLMLSCELSTLRVLVVDDHELTRLTLQLVFSCQENIQVVGLASNGEEAIEMVKRCHPDVIVLDLQMPVMDGWSASSQIKAISPNTQILAYSSVEDANFQGTKAMSSFDDVCKKDVPTSELIALVRRLGQRAGDDSVAG from the coding sequence ATGTTAATGTTATCCTGTGAGCTTTCTACCTTGCGTGTTCTAGTAGTTGATGACCATGAACTGACTCGTCTAACCTTACAATTGGTTTTTTCCTGTCAGGAGAATATTCAAGTAGTAGGTTTAGCCAGTAATGGTGAAGAAGCTATAGAAATGGTTAAACGTTGTCATCCTGACGTAATTGTTCTAGATTTACAAATGCCAGTCATGGATGGCTGGAGCGCGTCTAGCCAAATTAAAGCTATATCTCCGAACACCCAGATCCTTGCTTACTCCTCAGTAGAAGACGCAAATTTTCAAGGAACTAAGGCAATGTCTAGCTTTGATGACGTTTGCAAGAAAGATGTACCGACAAGCGAACTGATTGCTTTAGTTAGGCGGTTAGGTCAGCGTGCAGGAGATGATTCAGTTGCAGGATAA